The proteins below are encoded in one region of Myxococcales bacterium:
- a CDS encoding lipopolysaccharide biosynthesis protein, translating into MTEARVGRALVTGAAWVTLGEVLAGLGSLVTSIVGARVLSPADFGLMGIVTLAIAVLDSLTTSGFSQALVQKDRDVEPLLDVAWTWHVFRGSGIALLLCLAAPLLSRFYAEPRLTGLLMVSSLYIVIHGLHNIGTVFFDRKLDFRTQFAIKLGQTAMSVLVYVPAVLFLRNVWALSIAYVGGAVAHVVISYVSQPYRPRLAWDPPKLRQLLSYGRWITGMTFMGFVIIKGDDIFVSKFLGLTALGFYQLAYSVAMFPATNVTHVISRVSFPTYARLQHDKEELRKAFLRVTRTTLLLGGVSTAIIWSLIPLFVTHVIGSKWQAIVPLVRILVVAGFVRCFAALAGPIFQGLGRPDLDVKMNLPRFVLTLALIWPACARYGLEGACWVVLAAIATTLPTWFWGVRALTGISPFRILREVLLALVPSAALGGALWFLTR; encoded by the coding sequence ATGACCGAGGCCCGCGTCGGACGAGCGCTGGTCACCGGAGCGGCCTGGGTCACGCTGGGCGAGGTGCTCGCGGGGCTTGGCTCGCTGGTAACCAGCATCGTCGGCGCGCGCGTGCTCTCGCCCGCGGACTTCGGCCTGATGGGCATCGTGACCCTGGCCATTGCGGTGCTCGACTCGCTGACCACCAGTGGTTTCAGCCAGGCGCTGGTGCAGAAGGACCGCGACGTCGAGCCGCTGCTCGATGTCGCCTGGACCTGGCACGTCTTCCGCGGCAGCGGCATCGCGTTGCTCTTGTGTCTGGCCGCTCCGCTCTTGTCGCGGTTCTATGCCGAGCCGCGCCTCACCGGGCTCTTGATGGTGTCGTCGCTCTACATCGTCATTCACGGCCTGCACAACATCGGCACGGTGTTCTTCGATCGGAAGCTCGACTTCCGGACGCAGTTCGCCATCAAGCTGGGCCAGACCGCGATGAGTGTCCTGGTCTACGTGCCAGCCGTGCTCTTCCTGCGCAACGTCTGGGCGCTCTCCATCGCGTACGTCGGCGGCGCGGTGGCGCACGTCGTCATCTCTTACGTGTCACAGCCCTATCGCCCGCGGCTGGCCTGGGATCCGCCGAAGCTCCGGCAGCTCTTGAGCTACGGACGCTGGATCACCGGCATGACGTTCATGGGGTTTGTCATCATCAAGGGTGACGACATCTTCGTGAGCAAGTTCCTGGGGCTGACTGCGCTCGGTTTTTACCAGCTCGCTTACAGCGTGGCGATGTTCCCAGCCACCAACGTCACCCACGTCATCTCACGCGTGAGCTTCCCGACCTACGCTCGCCTGCAGCACGACAAGGAGGAGCTCAGAAAGGCGTTCTTGCGCGTCACGCGCACGACCCTGCTGCTCGGGGGAGTGTCCACGGCGATCATCTGGTCTCTCATTCCGCTGTTCGTGACGCACGTGATCGGCAGCAAGTGGCAGGCCATCGTGCCGCTGGTCCGTATCCTGGTAGTGGCGGGTTTCGTGCGTTGTTTCGCGGCCCTCGCGGGCCCGATCTTCCAGGGTCTCGGACGTCCCGACCTCGACGTGAAGATGAACTTGCCGCGCTTCGTCCTGACCTTGGCGCTGATCTGGCCTGCGTGCGCGCGCTACGGCCTCGAGGGCGCGTGCTGGGTCGTGCTCGCCGCCATCGCCACCACGCTGCCGACCTGGTTCTGGGGTGTGCGCGCTCTCACCGGGATCAGCCCGTTCCGGATCTTGCGCGAGGTTCTGCTGGCGCTGGTCCCGAGCGCTGCGCTGGGTGGGGCCCTCTGGTTCTTGACGCGCTGA
- a CDS encoding fasciclin domain-containing protein: MKIASRFASALVIALGVGVFGCGSDDDSSNPSNQTQQNSIIQTAQAAGSFKTLVAAVEAASLVETLSGPGPFTVFAPTDEAFAKLPAGTIDTLLKPENKQALADILTYHVVSGDVRAESVVTLSAAKTVNGAEVSIKIVDGAVILNDSVKVVQTDIVASNGVIHVIDAVLLPPEG, encoded by the coding sequence ATGAAAATCGCATCTCGCTTCGCTAGTGCACTCGTCATTGCTCTTGGAGTTGGGGTTTTTGGCTGCGGATCCGACGACGACTCGTCCAATCCGTCGAACCAGACCCAGCAAAACTCGATCATCCAGACCGCGCAAGCCGCGGGCAGCTTCAAGACCCTGGTCGCGGCCGTCGAGGCGGCGAGCCTGGTCGAGACGCTGAGCGGGCCGGGCCCATTCACGGTGTTTGCGCCGACCGACGAAGCGTTCGCCAAGTTGCCGGCCGGGACCATCGACACGCTGCTGAAGCCCGAGAACAAACAGGCGCTCGCTGACATCCTCACCTACCACGTCGTGAGCGGCGACGTCCGTGCTGAGAGCGTCGTGACGCTGTCGGCTGCGAAGACGGTCAACGGGGCCGAGGTCAGCATCAAGATCGTAGACGGAGCGGTGATCTTGAACGACTCGGTGAAGGTCGTTCAGACCGACATCGTCGCGTCGAACGGCGTGATTCACGTGATCGATGCCGTGCTCCTGCCACCCGAGGGTTGA
- a CDS encoding class I SAM-dependent methyltransferase — protein sequence MDFRPQVAPEHYDLEYDHKERFISYWTQIHEVVRLHPKSVLEIGIGNGFVHRYLRQRGFNVHTVDADARLEPDTVALIESLPFRERQFDVVCCFETLEHLPFEKFHRAVKELARVAEKWVLISVPDVTPYARIHFEWGFRKRLVSKFFDLPARRMPEHQFDGEHYWEIGKRGYPLGRILSEIEAAGLTVEATPRIEEDAWHRFFRCRVRR from the coding sequence ATGGACTTCCGACCCCAAGTCGCGCCCGAGCACTACGACCTCGAGTACGACCACAAAGAGCGCTTCATCTCCTACTGGACGCAGATCCACGAGGTGGTGCGACTGCATCCGAAGAGTGTGCTCGAGATCGGCATCGGCAACGGGTTCGTGCATCGGTACCTGCGCCAGCGCGGCTTCAACGTGCACACCGTCGACGCGGACGCTCGCCTCGAGCCCGACACTGTCGCGCTGATCGAGTCACTGCCGTTCCGCGAGCGCCAGTTCGACGTGGTGTGCTGCTTCGAGACGCTCGAGCATCTGCCCTTCGAGAAGTTCCACCGTGCGGTCAAGGAGCTGGCACGGGTGGCCGAGAAGTGGGTGCTCATCAGCGTGCCCGACGTCACGCCCTACGCGCGGATCCATTTCGAGTGGGGGTTCCGCAAGAGGTTGGTGAGTAAATTCTTCGATCTGCCCGCGCGTCGAATGCCAGAGCATCAATTCGACGGGGAGCACTACTGGGAGATCGGAAAAAGGGGCTACCCGCTCGGGCGCATCCTTTCGGAAATCGAGGCGGCCGGCCTGACCGTGGAGGCGACTCCGCGCATCGAAGAAGACGCCTGGCATCGCTTCTTCCGTTGCCGCGTGCGGCGGTGA
- a CDS encoding thrombospondin type 3 repeat-containing protein → MSKHAGSYGFKRTVPSELWHWEWWGTDNGTGPCNDLDKDDDGVNDTKDNCPTVKNAAQTDSDKDGKGDACDTDDDGDGVADTKDNCPTVKNANQTDTDKDGKGDTCDSDDDGDGLADTKDNCPTVKNANQADTDKDGKGDACELDDDADGFPDATDVCPTVADAAQTDTDKDGKGDACDDDDDGDGIADAIDVCPLISDPSQADSDHDGEGDACDPDTDTDGDGVADSEDDCPGIADADQTDTDADGEGDACDDDDDGDGVPDTTDVCPGADDHDKLACGGASETEAPPEGQGAPPAAGDTEAVDGGCSVGTPRGAGEAHHLALLLIGALALSRRRLGLGSRALKPRR, encoded by the coding sequence ATGTCGAAACACGCGGGCAGCTACGGCTTCAAGCGCACAGTGCCCAGCGAGCTCTGGCACTGGGAGTGGTGGGGCACCGACAACGGCACCGGCCCGTGCAACGACCTCGACAAGGACGACGACGGCGTGAACGACACCAAGGACAACTGTCCGACGGTCAAGAACGCGGCTCAGACCGACTCCGACAAAGACGGCAAGGGCGACGCCTGCGACACCGACGACGATGGCGACGGAGTGGCGGACACCAAGGACAACTGTCCGACGGTGAAGAATGCCAACCAGACCGACACGGACAAGGACGGCAAGGGTGATACGTGTGACAGCGACGACGACGGAGACGGCCTCGCGGATACCAAGGACAACTGTCCCACGGTGAAGAACGCGAACCAGGCTGACACGGACAAGGACGGCAAGGGAGACGCCTGCGAGCTGGACGACGACGCCGATGGTTTCCCGGACGCGACGGATGTGTGTCCGACGGTGGCCGACGCCGCGCAGACCGACACGGACAAGGACGGCAAGGGTGATGCGTGCGACGACGACGACGATGGCGACGGAATCGCCGACGCCATCGACGTCTGTCCGCTGATCTCGGATCCATCCCAAGCGGACAGCGATCACGACGGCGAAGGGGACGCCTGTGATCCGGACACCGATACTGACGGGGATGGCGTGGCCGACAGCGAGGACGACTGCCCGGGCATCGCCGACGCGGACCAAACCGACACCGACGCGGATGGCGAAGGCGACGCCTGCGACGACGACGATGACGGCGACGGCGTGCCGGATACCACTGACGTCTGCCCCGGCGCGGACGACCACGACAAGCTGGCTTGCGGGGGTGCGAGTGAGACCGAAGCGCCGCCCGAGGGTCAGGGAGCGCCGCCCGCCGCTGGGGACACCGAGGCGGTCGACGGAGGGTGCAGCGTTGGTACGCCGCGCGGCGCTGGAGAGGCGCATCACCTCGCGCTCCTGTTGATCGGCGCGCTGGCGCTCTCGCGGCGGCGGTTGGGCTTGGGCAGCCGAGCCTTGAAACCACGGCGCTGA
- a CDS encoding rhodanese-like domain-containing protein produces MLRPSSLSVLLVLGLSASACEAGDGTRASGSGVTAQAEGRVDGARAKQLVSEGATLLDVRTADEYAAGHAGPAKNIPVGELGSRIAELDRSRPVVTYCAVGARSRQAAELLRERGFTVYDLGRLSAWPN; encoded by the coding sequence ATGCTGCGTCCTTCGTCCCTGTCGGTCCTCTTGGTCCTCGGCCTATCTGCCTCTGCGTGTGAGGCGGGCGACGGCACGCGAGCGTCGGGTTCTGGTGTGACCGCCCAGGCGGAGGGACGAGTCGACGGCGCCCGCGCCAAACAGCTCGTCAGCGAGGGTGCCACGTTGCTCGACGTGCGCACGGCCGACGAGTACGCCGCCGGTCACGCTGGTCCGGCGAAGAACATCCCGGTGGGTGAGCTTGGCTCGCGCATCGCGGAGCTGGACAGGTCGCGCCCGGTCGTCACCTATTGCGCCGTCGGCGCTCGTTCGCGCCAGGCAGCCGAGCTGCTGCGCGAGCGTGGTTTCACCGTCTACGATTTGGGCAGACTGAGCGCGTGGCCGAACTGA
- a CDS encoding TPM domain-containing protein: MFDKVERHELAEAIALAEKGHRGEVRVHLEQRCPKGKSPKDRAAELFESLGMYRTEEDTGVLLYVSFDDGLCALHAGAGVKNAGAPEFWRDVAEQIDRGFTIGEPLAGLCAALEQIGEVLREHAPGEDVAGNELPDVVTSS, translated from the coding sequence ATGTTCGACAAGGTTGAACGACACGAGCTGGCCGAGGCGATCGCGCTGGCTGAAAAGGGCCACCGCGGCGAGGTGCGGGTGCACCTCGAGCAGCGCTGTCCGAAGGGCAAGAGCCCGAAGGACCGAGCCGCGGAGCTCTTCGAGTCACTTGGCATGTACCGCACCGAGGAAGATACCGGCGTGCTCCTGTACGTCTCGTTCGACGACGGACTTTGTGCCCTTCACGCTGGCGCCGGCGTGAAGAACGCGGGCGCACCCGAGTTCTGGCGCGACGTCGCTGAGCAGATCGACCGCGGCTTCACCATCGGCGAACCACTCGCCGGCCTGTGCGCGGCGCTCGAACAGATCGGCGAGGTGCTCCGCGAACACGCCCCAGGTGAAGATGTCGCGGGCAACGAGCTGCCGGACGTGGTGACGAGCTCCTGA
- a CDS encoding zf-TFIIB domain-containing protein, producing the protein MSGCDHCGAPIPRSFAATTQCKFCGQTNQPLPREVLVPVPVVQNVVQVVGNATADAPQELRCPHCRKRLVGVVAKEVELIGCAGCGGIWIDNTNATKVLAKPEDIFAELAKRAGDGARNRSVRVQNPSCPVCTAVLDRVITKGIELDVCREHGTWFDAFELLSLVHALQGRPAKAEFRPGDTREILCAGCKQKITADRANITELGLLCEPCWRAHQTQFLAEADKQTQREGVVAVGGLLLGVAAVMLGGAGSSQSS; encoded by the coding sequence ATGAGCGGATGTGACCACTGCGGCGCGCCGATCCCGCGCTCGTTCGCAGCGACGACTCAGTGCAAGTTCTGTGGCCAGACCAATCAACCCCTCCCACGCGAGGTTCTGGTGCCAGTCCCGGTGGTTCAGAACGTGGTTCAGGTCGTGGGTAACGCGACGGCCGACGCACCCCAGGAGCTCCGCTGTCCCCACTGTCGCAAGCGCCTGGTCGGTGTCGTAGCCAAGGAGGTCGAGCTGATCGGCTGCGCCGGCTGCGGCGGGATCTGGATCGACAACACCAATGCAACGAAGGTGCTGGCCAAGCCCGAGGACATCTTCGCCGAGCTGGCCAAACGCGCCGGCGACGGCGCGCGAAACCGCAGCGTTCGCGTGCAGAACCCCAGCTGCCCGGTGTGCACCGCGGTGCTCGATCGGGTGATCACCAAGGGCATCGAGCTCGACGTCTGTCGCGAGCACGGGACCTGGTTCGACGCCTTCGAGCTGCTCTCACTCGTGCATGCGTTGCAGGGGCGTCCGGCCAAGGCCGAGTTTCGTCCCGGTGACACCCGGGAGATCCTCTGCGCGGGGTGCAAGCAGAAGATCACGGCGGACCGTGCCAACATCACGGAGCTCGGTTTGCTCTGTGAACCGTGCTGGCGCGCGCATCAGACCCAGTTTCTGGCCGAAGCGGACAAACAAACCCAGCGCGAAGGTGTCGTGGCGGTTGGTGGTCTGCTGCTAGGAGTTGCGGCGGTGATGCTCGGCGGCGCGGGTTCGTCCCAGAGCAGTTGA
- a CDS encoding hemolysin III family protein codes for MTTQAGAGPRPELWNSLSHGFGLLLALIFTPFLVGAAASRGSVAGVVGASVFAGAMVLLYLSSTLYHGVVHPGAKRRLRVLDHAAIFILIAGTYTPFTLGVLSGAWGWTLFGLVWALAVIGVALKLIGGVRFPRASVVLYVAMGWLIVIAIKPLWQTMQPWGLFWLVAGGVAYTSGVAFYAAKGWRHAHFVWHLFVLAGTACHAIAVYGYAA; via the coding sequence ATGACGACTCAGGCGGGCGCTGGCCCTCGCCCGGAGCTCTGGAACAGCCTCAGCCACGGCTTCGGGCTGCTCCTGGCGCTGATTTTTACACCCTTCCTGGTGGGTGCGGCCGCCTCGCGGGGGTCAGTCGCAGGGGTGGTCGGCGCCAGTGTGTTCGCCGGCGCCATGGTGCTGCTCTATCTCTCCTCCACGCTCTACCACGGCGTCGTTCACCCCGGCGCCAAGCGCCGCCTGCGCGTGCTCGATCACGCCGCCATCTTCATCCTCATCGCTGGCACGTACACACCGTTCACCCTCGGAGTGCTCTCGGGTGCGTGGGGTTGGACGTTGTTCGGATTGGTGTGGGCGCTCGCGGTGATCGGCGTCGCGCTGAAGCTCATCGGTGGCGTCCGCTTCCCGCGCGCCTCGGTCGTCCTCTACGTCGCGATGGGTTGGTTGATCGTCATCGCGATCAAACCGCTCTGGCAGACCATGCAGCCGTGGGGGCTGTTCTGGCTCGTCGCAGGGGGAGTGGCCTACACCTCCGGGGTCGCGTTCTACGCGGCGAAGGGCTGGCGCCACGCCCACTTCGTCTGGCATCTATTCGTCCTTGCCGGCACGGCCTGCCACGCCATTGCGGTGTACGGCTACGCGGCCTGA